Within Amycolatopsis sp. FDAARGOS 1241, the genomic segment CCGAACCCGCGGGAGGACTGGCGTGATCCGCGTGCTGCTGGCCGACGACCAGGCGATGGTGCGGGGGGCGCTGGCCACCGTGCTCGACCTGGAGTCGGACATCGAGGTCGTCGGGCAGGTCGGCTCGGGCGACGAGGTGCTGGCCGCGGCCAAGGAGACCTCGCCCGACGTCGCGTTGCTCGACGTGCAGATGCCCGGCAAGGACGGTCTCAGGGCGGCGGCGGAGCTGCACGCGGCGCTGCCCTCGTGCCGGGTGATCATCTGCACCACGTTCGGCCGGCCGGGGTACCTGGCCCGCGCGATGGCCGCGGGGGCGTCGGGGTTCGTGGTGAAGGACGCGCCGCCGGAGCAGCTCGTGGAAGCCGTGCGTCGCGTCCACAGTGGACTGCGCGTGGTGGACCCCGCCCTGGCGGCCGAATCGCTGGCGACGGGGGCGAGTCCGCTCACCGCGCGCGAGCGCGACGTCCTGTCGACCGCGCGCGACGGCAGCACGGTCGCCGACATCGCAAAGACGTTGTTCCTGTCCGAAGGCACGGTGCGCAACCACTTGTCGGCCGCGATCGGCAAAACGGGCGCGCGGACGCGGGCCGAAGCCGTGCGGCTGGCCGAAGAACGCGGCTGGCTCTGACGCCGGGGTGCCTGCGCCGGGAACGCGTCCGGCTCTGAAAAGATGGCGGGCATGAACGCCGTGAGGACCCCGCCGACCAAGGTGAGCTGGCTGCGCCGGATCGCGTTCGGTCTGGTGCTCGTGGTGCTGGCTCTGGTCGGCGGCACGGCGTTTCGCGTATGGCAGGTCGCGCGGGACAACGACCGCACGCCGGCCGACGTGATCGTCGTGCTCGGTGCCGCGCAGTACAACGGCAAACCGTCGGACATCTTCTCGGCGCGCCTGGAGAAGGCGCGGCAGCTCTACGCCGCCGGCGTCGCGAAGACCGTGGTGACCGCCGGCGGCAAGAAGGAAGCCGACAACTACACCGAGGCGGCGGCCGGCGCGCGGTGGCTGACGCAGCACGGCGTGCCGCGCTCGGCGACGCTCGCGGTCGGGGAGGGCAGCGACACGCTGCGGAGCCTGCGGGCCGTCGCCGAGCAGGTACAGGCGCGCGGCTGGCACACCGTGGTGCTCGTGAGCGACCCGTGGCACTCCTACCGCGCGCGGACGATGACCGAGGACCTCGGGCTCGACGCGTGGGTCGCGCCTACGCACAGCGGGCCGATCGTGCAGGAGCGCAGCACGCAGGTGCGCTACATCGTGCGCGAGACCGGGGCGCTGCTGTTCTACGAGCTCACGAACTCGCCGGCCGACGAGTTGTTCGACACCGTGCTCGGCTGAACTGTCGGTGGCCGCGCTTAAGCTGGCTGAGTGAGTGAGGGGTACGCCGAGCACGACCGCGCCCGGGTGCTGGCCGAGGCACCCAAGGGCGCGGCGCTGGCGGGCGCGCGGCCGGACGGGCGCAGCGACTTCGCGCGCGACCGCGCCCGCGTGCTGCACTCGGCGGCGCTGCGGCGGCTCGCCGGCAAGACGCAGGTGGTCGGTCCCGGAGAGGGAGCAGAGGTCAGCGGGGTGCCGCGTACGCGGCTCACGCATTCGCTGGAGGTCGCGCAGATCGGCCGCGGGATCGCCGAGGAGCTGGGGGCGGACCCGGACCTCGTCGACACCGCGGGGCTCGCGCACGACATCGGGCACCCGCCCTTCGGGCACAACGGCGAGCAGGCCCTCGACGAGGTCGCCCAGGCGTGCGGCGGGTTCGAGGGCAACGCGCAGACGCTGCGCATCCTCACCCGGCTCGAGCCGAAGGCCGTCGACGACTCCGGCGAGGCCGCGGGCTTGAACCTCACGCGCGCGTGCCTCGACGCGACCACGAAGTACCCGTGGCAGCGCCGGCCGGGGCAGCCGAAGTACGGCGTGTACACCGACGACGTGCCGGTGTTCGAGTGGGCGCGCGAGGGCGCGCCCGGCGAGCGGCGGTGTCTCGAGGCGCAGATCATGGATTGGTCCGACGATGTCGCGTACTCAGTGCACGACGTCGAGGACGGCGTGCTGGCGGGGCGCATCTCGCTCAGCGTGCTGGCCGACCCGGACGAGCGCGCCGCCGTCGCCGAAGCCGCGGCGCGGCACTTCTCCACGCTCTCGGCGTCCACTTTGGAGGGCGCGGCCAAGGAGCTGCTCGACCTGCCCTTGGTGGCTTCGCTGGTCCGCACGGCGCCCGACGGCTCGCTGCGCGGTCAGGTGGCGTTGAAGCGCCTGACGAGCGAGCTGGTGGGCCGCTTCGCAACCGCGGCCGTCACCGGAACCCGCGGCGTTTACGGCGAAGGCCCCCTGACCCGCTACGGCGCCCGCCTGGCCGTCCCCGACCAGGTCGCGGCCGAGGTCGCGCTGCTCAAAGCCCTGGCGCTGCGCTATGTCATGAGCGACCGCCGCCGCCTCGCCATGCAGGACGGTCAGCGCGAGCTCGTCGCCCAGCTGGTGGCCGCACTGGGCCGTCGCGCGCCGGAATCCCTGGACCCGCTGTTCGTCCCCTCCTGGCACGCGGCCCCCGACGACGCCGCGCGGCTGCGAGTGCTGGTCGACCAGGTCGCGTCCCTCACCGACGCCCAGGCCCACGAATGGCACCGCTGGCACGTCGGCCGGCACCCCTGACGCCGGCCTGACGCAGCGTTCGGGCGCCGTGCACACCCCGCGATCGAGCGCCGCTTCGCCGAAAGTCGCAGCTGGGTCCCGGGTGATCGGTTCCGTGCCGCGGGAACCACCCGGTCGGGTACGGTCGCGACATGGCCGTGGACAGCCACTTGGACTTCACGCTCGCCCTGTGCCGGGCCGCGGCGGGGGGCGGGGACGACGCGTGTTTTTCGCCGTACTCGGCCGCGAGCGCGCTGGGGCTCGCGGCGCGGGCGGCGCGGGGGCGGACCGCCGACGAGCTGCGGGCCCTCCTGGCGTCGGGCAGCCAAGACCTCGACGCGCACGCCGCCGTGCTGCGCGAAGCCGGCGCGCTGGACGACGACGCGCAGCTCGCCGTCGCGAACACGCTGTGGGCGTCGGACGCCGTCACGGTCGAGGGGACGTTCCTCGCACAGCTCGTCACCTGGCCCGGCGGCAAGGCCGAAACCGCGCCGTTCGCCACGGACCCCGAGGCCGCGCGTGAGCTGATCAACACCGATGTGGAGCGGACCACCCACGGGCTCATCCCGGAGCTCCTGCAGCCCGGCGCCGTGCACACCGACACGCGCGCCAGCCTCGTCAACGCGCTCTACCTCAAGACCGCGTGGCGCCACCCGTTCCCCGAAGGCGCCACCGCGCCCGCCGACTTCCACAGCCCCGGCGGCCCGCGGCGCGTGCCGACCATGCGCCTGGAAGCGACCGTCGGGTACCAGCGCCACGACGGCTGGCAGGTCGTCAGCCTCCCGGCCCACGGTGGGGTCGAGGCCGCGCTCCTGCTGCCCGACGGTGACCTCGAACCCGCCGAAGCCGCGCTGGACACGGCCAAGCTCGCGACGTTGGTGGAGCGCCCCCGGCGCCGGCTGCTCAGGCTCACCCTGCCCAAGATCAAGCTCGACGTGCGCACCGACCTCGACGCCGCCCTGCGCGGCCTCGGCGTGCGCGAGCTGTTCACCCAGGACGCCGACCTCACCGGGCTCACCGATTACCGCCCGCTGTGGGTGGACAGCGTCGTGCACCAGGCCGTGCTGCGCCTCGACGAGCAGGGCCTCGAAGGCGCGGCCGCCACCGCCATCCAGATGCGCACGCTGTCGATGTCCCCGGCCGAGCCGCTCGAAGTGCGGGTCGATCGGCCGTTCCTGCTGCTCGTCCGGCACGCCCGCACCGGTGCGGTGTACTTCTTCGCTCGGGTGGTGCGCCCGTAGTGAGCCTCTTCCAACCGGAAGCGAGAACCGAGCTGATCTCCGCTGTCCCCCAGCCGACCGCGCCGGCCACCGAGCCGCGGGTGCGCCCGTCGTGGGCCGACGCCGGCATCATCGCCGCGTACCTGGCGTTCGCGTTCGTGCTCTTCGGCGGCCTGTGGGCCGACCTCGGCACCGGGTACCTGTGGAACAGCGCGTCGGACCAGAACCTGTGGGAGTGGTTCTTCGACGTCACGGCGAAGTCGGTGCTGCACCTGCAGAACCCGCTCACCTCGGGCCTGCAGAACTACCCGCTCGGCGTGAACATGATGGCCAACACGGCCATGCTCGGCGTCGGCGTGCCGCTCGCGCCGATCACGCTCGCGTTCGGCCCCACCGTCACGTGGGCCATCGCGCTGACCGGCAGCCTCGCCGGCACCGCCGCCGCGTGGTACTGGGTGTTCTCGCGCCACCTCGTGCGGCGCCGCGCACCCGCCGCGATCGGCGGCGCGGTGGCCGGCTTCGCGCCGTCGATGATTTCGCACGCCAACGCGCACCCCAACTTCGTCGCGTGGTTCGTGTTGCCGTTCCTGGCGCTCAAGGTGATCCACCTCGCGCAGGGCCGCAAGGTCGTGCGCAACGGCATCTGGCTCGGCGTGCTCACGGCGTACCAGATCTTCCTCGGCGAAGAGCCGCTGCTGATCTTCGCGCTGGGCTTCGTGATCTTCAGCGTCGCCTACGTTCTGTCGCGCCCGCGCGAGATCAAGGCGATGGTGCGGCCGCTGCTGCTCGGCGGCGGGCTCGCCGTGGTGGTCGCGGGCGTGCTCGTGGTCTACCCCCTGTGGTGGCAGTTCTTCGGCCCGCAGAGCTACTCCGGGCTGGAGCACGGCCAGGTCGGCAACGACCTCGCCGCGTTCACGCGCTTCGCCACTCAGTCGATCGCCGGCCAGCCCGCCGAGGCCGCCGACGTGTCGATGAACCGCACCGAGGAGAACGCGTTCTTCGGCTGGCCGCTCATCGTGCTCATGGTCGTGGTCACGGTCTGGCTGTGGCGCGAAGTGGTGGCGCGCTCGATCGCCGTCTCGATGTTCCTCATGGCGTGGCTGTCGATGGGCGTCGAGATCGTGGTGGTGCACAAGAACTCCGACGTGCCCGGCCCGTGGGAGCTGCTGGCGAACCTGCCGCTGTTCGAATCGCTGCTGGAATCGCGCCTGGCGATGGCGTGCGTGCCGGCGATCGGCGCGCTGCTCGCGATAGCGACCGACCGCGTGTTCGCGACGGCCGAGACGCTGCCCGAACCGGAGCCGGGCAAGCACCGCCTGCCGCTGCGGCTGCTGTGGCTCGGCGCGGTGATCGCGGTGGTCCTGCCGATCGCCCCCACCCAGCTGATCGTGAAGGACCGGCCGCCCACACCCGCGTTCTTCGCGGACGGCACGTGGCGCACTTACGTCGCACCCGGCGGCACCGTCGTGCCCGTGCCGCTGCCCGGGTCGGGCGAGTCGGAACCACTGCACTGGCAGATGGCCGCCGGCCTGGACTACGCGATGCCCGAGGGCTACTTCGTCGGCCCGAGCGGACCGGGCGACAAGCGCGGCCGCTACGGCTCGTTCCAGGTGCCGACGTCGACGATGCTGGACCGCGTCCGCGACACCGGCGAGGTGCAGGCCGTGACCGACGCCGATCGTGACCAGACGATCAAGGATCTGCGCTACTGGAACGCCAGCGTGCTCGTGCTCATCCCGCGCGACCACGCCGACGCCTACCGCGCCACCGTCGACCTGCTGCTGCGCAAGCCGGCGCAGTTCGTCGACGGGGTGTGGATCTGGGACGTGCGGGCCGTCACGGCGCGCCGCTAGCCCGGCTGTCCCTTCGGGCTTGTCACATCGGGCATGACCGTCTCGTCCCACCTCCGAAGAACCCGACCCGAGGAGGAGACGACGATGTCCCGGATTCCCGCGAAGCGCACCACCGAGGCCGGCCCGCTGCTGAAGCTCTTCTACCGGCTGGCCGGGCGGCGCTACGGGGCCGTGCCCGAGCCGATGGCCGTCGTGGCGCACCACCCGGGGCTGCTGCGCACGACCGTCGTGCACGAGATGCTGGCGCAGCGGGCGTCGACGAAGCTGCCCGCGACCGTGCGCGAACTCGCGGTCTACCGCGTGGCCACGCGCATCGGCTGCTCGTGGTGCGTGGACTTCGGCACGATGCTGCAGCTGCACGAGGGGCTCGACATCGAGCGGCTGCACCACATCGACGACTACGCCACCTCGCCGGCGTTCACGCGCCCCGAGCGGCTCGCCCTGGCCTACGCCGACGCGATGACCGGCGAGCAGGTGACCGTCACCGATGAGCAGGTCGCCGAGCTCGAGGCCGAGTTCGGGCGCGCCGGGGTGGTCGAGCTGACCTACCAGATCGGCCTCGAGAATTCCCGCGCCCGCGTGAACAGCGCACTGGGCATCGTCGACCAGGGCTTCACCTCGGGCGACGCGTGCCGCGTGCCGATGCCGTGACGGTTCAGGCGGGGCGCGTGATGCCGGTGAGCTTGTCGGGGTTCACGATGTCGTAGATGGCCACGATGCGGCCGTCGCGCACGCTCATCGACTGCACGTGCTCGTCCACGGCCAGGAACCCGTCGCGCCCGGGCATCGGCGGCAGCCACACGCCGAGGTCGCCGTTGACGAACACCGGCGCGCCGCGCGTCATCACGCCCGGCTCGTACTTCTGGACCAGGCCCAGGAAGAAGCGGGTGAGCTTGTCGGCGCCGACCATGATCTGGCGCGTCGTGCGGCCCTTGCCGTCGGAGTCGCCGATGAGGACGACGTCCGGGTGCAGCACCTCGGTCATCGCGTGGACGTCGCCGGCCAGCAGCGCGGTGAGGAACTTCTCCAGCAGCTGCTGCTGCTCGGCCAGCTCGGCGCGCGGCGGCGGGTCGGCGTGGTCGACCGCGCGCCGCGCCCGGGAGGCGTGCTGGCGCGCGGCGTCGGCCGACACGCCGAGGATGTCGGCGATCTCGGCGAACGGCAGCGAGAACGCGTCGTGCAGCACGAACGCCACGCGCTGCTCGGGGGTGAGCTTGTCGAGCACCACGAGCGCGGCCATCCGGATGCCGTCGTCGCGCACGGCGGCCTCCAGCGGGTCCTCGCTCGCCGGCGCCCCGAACGGCGTCACGATCGGCTCCGGCAGCCACTGGCCCACGTACTGCTCCCGGCGCGCGGGCGCCGACCGCAGCCGGTCGAGGCAGATCCGGCCGACGACCGTGGTCAGCCACGCGCGCAGGTCGCGGATCCCGGCGCGCCCGGCGTCGTCGAGCGCGGCCAGGCGCAGCCACGCCTCCTGCACCGCGTCCTCCGCGTCCGACCTCGTGCTCGTGAGCCGGTACGCCACCCCGATCAGGTGGCCGCGGTGCGCGGCGAACTCCGTCGCGTAGTCGTCCAGAGCGGTCGATGTCCCCATGAGGCCGAGTGTGCCGCAAAGCCACCGGGGAGGGAGAACTATTGTGGTTTCCGTGGCAGGACGGATTCGGGAGAGCGACATCGCGGAGGTGCGTGAGCGCAACCGGATCGACGAGGTCGTGGGGGAGTACGTCGCGCTGCGGCGCGCCGGGGGCGGCAGCCTGAAGGGGCTGTGCCCGTTCCACAACGAGAAGACCCCGTCGTTCAACGTGCGCCCCACCCACGGCACCTTCCACTGCTTCGGTTGTGGCGAGGGCGGCGACGTCATCAAGTTCATCCAGAAGATCGACCTGGTCTCGTTCGTCGAGGCGGTCGAGCGCCTCGCCGACCGGGTCGGCATCCGGCTGAACTACGAGGGCGGCGGCGGGAGCGTTCAGCGCGATCGCGGCACGCGCGCGCGGCTCATCGAGGCGCACCGCGCGGCGAGCGAGTTCTACATCGAGCAGCTGGTGACCGACGAGGCGCGCCCGGCGCGCGATTTCCTGTCCGAGCGCGGGTTCGACGCGGCGGCGGCCAGGCAGTTCGGCTGCGGCTACGCCCCGGGCGGCTGGGACAAGCTCACGAAGCACCTGCTCAACCGCGGGTTCGAGGTCAAGGAGCTGATCGCGTCGGGGCTGTCCAAGGAGGGCCAGCGCGGCCCGATGGACCGCTTCCACCGGCGCCTGGTCTGGCCGATCCGCGACGTCGGCAACGACGTGGTGGGCTTCGGTGCGCGGCGGCTCTACGACGACGACCGCATCGAGGCGAAGTACCTCAACACCGCGGAGACGCAGATCTACAAGAAGTCGCAGGTCCTGTTCGGTCTCGACCAGGCCAAGCGCGAGATCGCGAAGCGGCACCAGGTGGTGGTGGTCGAGGGCTACACCGACGTGATGGCGATGCACGCCGCCGGCGTGCCCACGGCCGTCGCCTCGTCGGGCACCGCCTTCGGCGAAGACCACATGAAGGTGCTGCGCCGGCTGATGATGGACGACGACGCCTTCCGCGGCGAAGTGATCTTCACCTTCGACGGCGACGAGGCGGGCCAGAAGGCGGCGCTCAAGGCGTTCGAAGGAGACCAGACCTTCGCCGGGCAGACCTACATCGCGGTCGCGCCCGACGGCATGGATCCGTGCGAGCTGCGGATCGCCAAGGGCGACGCCGCCGTGAAGGACCTGGTGGCGCGCCGGACTCCGCTGTTCGAGTTCGTGATCAAGAGCACGCTGAAGCAATTCGACCTCGACTCGGTCGACGGCCAGGTGGCCGCGCTGCAGAAGACCGTGCCGATGGTCGCGGCGATCAAGGACCGCGCGAGCCGCGACGGCTACGCGTCGAAGCTCGCCTGGTGGGTCGGCTGGCAGGACGTGGCGCAGGTGGTCAACCGCGTGCGCGGTGCCGCCGGGGCCGCGGCCAAGCGCGGCGGGCAGCCCGCTCAGCAGCTGCGTCCGTCCGCGCGGCAGCAGCAGGCGGCCGCCCCGGCCGCTTCCGACCAGGACCTGCCGCGGCCCGCGCCGATCGACCCGCGGTTCATCGGGCAGCGTGAGGCGCTCAAGGCCGCGTTGCAGCAGCCCGCGATCGCGGGTCCGGAGTACGACTCGCTGCCCGAGGAGGCGTTCACACACCCCGTGTACGTCGCCGTGCACCTGGCCGTGCTCAAAGCCGGCGGGGCTGCGTCCGGGCTCACCGGGCCGGCGCTGCTGGACGCCGCGGCTCAGCACTGTCCCCAAGGGACGGTGCGGCGCGTGCTCAGCGAGCTGGCCGTGGAACCGTTGCGCGCCAAGGGTGAAGTCGACTCGCGCTACATCTCCGGGGTGCTCGCGGGCGTGCAGGAGAACCTGGTGGGCCGGCAGATCGGCGAGATCAAGTCGAAGCTGCAGCGGCTCTCCCCGGTCGAGGCGCCCGACGACTACCGCGCGCTGTTCGGCGACCTCGTCGCGCTCGAGCAGTACCGCAAGGCGCTGCGCGAGCAGGCCGCGTCCGGGTGGGACTGACATGGGTGTGCTGAGCCGCCTGTTCGGCAGCGGGCTTCCGCCGGGGTTCCCCGGCCGGCTCGAGCGTGGCGAGAACGTGGTCGCGGTCGCGGCCGTCGAGGGTGGCGGCCACCTCGTGGTGACCAGCCTCGGCCTGTGGATCCCCGCAGACGGCGGCGCCCGTCGCGTCGGCTGGCACCTCGTGGGCAAGGCGAGCTGGGGCGACGGCGAGTTCGTGCTCACGGAGTCGGAGGAAACGGGAAACTTCGGCGACGTCGTCGTGCTCATCGACCGCGCGCCGGTGCGATACCGGCTGCCGGCTCCGGGCAAGGTGCCGCACCAGGTGCACCTGCGCGTCGACGGATCGGTGCGCTCGCGCCACCGCCAGGAGCTCGGCACCGGGGGTGCGTGGTTCGTGCAGCGCAAGCTCCCCGGCCGCGACGGCGTGGTGATCCAGGTGCGCCCCGATCCGGGCACCGATCTGGCGCTCGTGGAGGCGATCGCGGGCGAAGTCGCCGCGAAGCTGGCCAACCCGGGGGAGTGAGCAGTACGCTCGTACTCAGTACGGGCGTACGGTTTGCCTAACCGGGAGGTTCACACATGTGGGATCCGGCCAAGTACCTCGACTACGCGGACCTGCGGGCCCGTCCGTTCCACGACCTCATCGCGCGGATTCCGGCCGACGCGCCCCGCCGCGTCGTCGACCTGGGCTGCGGGCCGGGCAACCTGACCCTCGACCTGGGCCGTCGCTGGCCCGGCGCCGCGCTGGAGGCCCTGGACAGCTCGCCGGAGATGGTCGCCGCCGCCCGCGAGCGCGGCGTGGACGCCCGCATCGAGGACGTGCGCTCGTGGTCCCCGCGGCCCGACACCGACGTCGTCGTCTCCAACGCCGTGCTCCAGTGGGTGCCCGGCCACGACGAGCTCCTGCGCCGGTGGGTCTCGCAGCTGCCGCCGGGCGCCGTGCTGGCCGTCCAGGTCCCGGGCAACTTCGGCGCCCCGTCGCACCGCATCACGCGCGAACTCGCGGGCTCGCCGGCCTGGTCGTCGCGCCTCGGCACCCTGGTCCTGCGCGAGGACGAGGCGGTTTCGTCGCCGCTGGAATACGCGTCCCTGCTGGCCGACGCGGGCTGCCTCGTGGACGCCTGGGAGACCACGTACATGCAGCGCCTGGCCGGCGAGCGCGCCGTGCTGGAGTGGATCACCGGCACCGCCCTGCGGCCCATCCGCGCCGCCCTTCCGGACCCCGAGTGGGCCCG encodes:
- a CDS encoding response regulator transcription factor, with the protein product MIRVLLADDQAMVRGALATVLDLESDIEVVGQVGSGDEVLAAAKETSPDVALLDVQMPGKDGLRAAAELHAALPSCRVIICTTFGRPGYLARAMAAGASGFVVKDAPPEQLVEAVRRVHSGLRVVDPALAAESLATGASPLTARERDVLSTARDGSTVADIAKTLFLSEGTVRNHLSAAIGKTGARTRAEAVRLAEERGWL
- a CDS encoding YdcF family protein yields the protein MAGMNAVRTPPTKVSWLRRIAFGLVLVVLALVGGTAFRVWQVARDNDRTPADVIVVLGAAQYNGKPSDIFSARLEKARQLYAAGVAKTVVTAGGKKEADNYTEAAAGARWLTQHGVPRSATLAVGEGSDTLRSLRAVAEQVQARGWHTVVLVSDPWHSYRARTMTEDLGLDAWVAPTHSGPIVQERSTQVRYIVRETGALLFYELTNSPADELFDTVLG
- a CDS encoding deoxyguanosinetriphosphate triphosphohydrolase: MSEGYAEHDRARVLAEAPKGAALAGARPDGRSDFARDRARVLHSAALRRLAGKTQVVGPGEGAEVSGVPRTRLTHSLEVAQIGRGIAEELGADPDLVDTAGLAHDIGHPPFGHNGEQALDEVAQACGGFEGNAQTLRILTRLEPKAVDDSGEAAGLNLTRACLDATTKYPWQRRPGQPKYGVYTDDVPVFEWAREGAPGERRCLEAQIMDWSDDVAYSVHDVEDGVLAGRISLSVLADPDERAAVAEAAARHFSTLSASTLEGAAKELLDLPLVASLVRTAPDGSLRGQVALKRLTSELVGRFATAAVTGTRGVYGEGPLTRYGARLAVPDQVAAEVALLKALALRYVMSDRRRLAMQDGQRELVAQLVAALGRRAPESLDPLFVPSWHAAPDDAARLRVLVDQVASLTDAQAHEWHRWHVGRHP
- a CDS encoding serpin family protein; translated protein: MAVDSHLDFTLALCRAAAGGGDDACFSPYSAASALGLAARAARGRTADELRALLASGSQDLDAHAAVLREAGALDDDAQLAVANTLWASDAVTVEGTFLAQLVTWPGGKAETAPFATDPEAARELINTDVERTTHGLIPELLQPGAVHTDTRASLVNALYLKTAWRHPFPEGATAPADFHSPGGPRRVPTMRLEATVGYQRHDGWQVVSLPAHGGVEAALLLPDGDLEPAEAALDTAKLATLVERPRRRLLRLTLPKIKLDVRTDLDAALRGLGVRELFTQDADLTGLTDYRPLWVDSVVHQAVLRLDEQGLEGAAATAIQMRTLSMSPAEPLEVRVDRPFLLLVRHARTGAVYFFARVVRP
- a CDS encoding glycosyl transferase codes for the protein MSLFQPEARTELISAVPQPTAPATEPRVRPSWADAGIIAAYLAFAFVLFGGLWADLGTGYLWNSASDQNLWEWFFDVTAKSVLHLQNPLTSGLQNYPLGVNMMANTAMLGVGVPLAPITLAFGPTVTWAIALTGSLAGTAAAWYWVFSRHLVRRRAPAAIGGAVAGFAPSMISHANAHPNFVAWFVLPFLALKVIHLAQGRKVVRNGIWLGVLTAYQIFLGEEPLLIFALGFVIFSVAYVLSRPREIKAMVRPLLLGGGLAVVVAGVLVVYPLWWQFFGPQSYSGLEHGQVGNDLAAFTRFATQSIAGQPAEAADVSMNRTEENAFFGWPLIVLMVVVTVWLWREVVARSIAVSMFLMAWLSMGVEIVVVHKNSDVPGPWELLANLPLFESLLESRLAMACVPAIGALLAIATDRVFATAETLPEPEPGKHRLPLRLLWLGAVIAVVLPIAPTQLIVKDRPPTPAFFADGTWRTYVAPGGTVVPVPLPGSGESEPLHWQMAAGLDYAMPEGYFVGPSGPGDKRGRYGSFQVPTSTMLDRVRDTGEVQAVTDADRDQTIKDLRYWNASVLVLIPRDHADAYRATVDLLLRKPAQFVDGVWIWDVRAVTARR
- a CDS encoding carboxymuconolactone decarboxylase family protein, which codes for MSRIPAKRTTEAGPLLKLFYRLAGRRYGAVPEPMAVVAHHPGLLRTTVVHEMLAQRASTKLPATVRELAVYRVATRIGCSWCVDFGTMLQLHEGLDIERLHHIDDYATSPAFTRPERLALAYADAMTGEQVTVTDEQVAELEAEFGRAGVVELTYQIGLENSRARVNSALGIVDQGFTSGDACRVPMP
- a CDS encoding sigma-70 family RNA polymerase sigma factor; this translates as MGTSTALDDYATEFAAHRGHLIGVAYRLTSTRSDAEDAVQEAWLRLAALDDAGRAGIRDLRAWLTTVVGRICLDRLRSAPARREQYVGQWLPEPIVTPFGAPASEDPLEAAVRDDGIRMAALVVLDKLTPEQRVAFVLHDAFSLPFAEIADILGVSADAARQHASRARRAVDHADPPPRAELAEQQQLLEKFLTALLAGDVHAMTEVLHPDVVLIGDSDGKGRTTRQIMVGADKLTRFFLGLVQKYEPGVMTRGAPVFVNGDLGVWLPPMPGRDGFLAVDEHVQSMSVRDGRIVAIYDIVNPDKLTGITRPA
- the dnaG gene encoding DNA primase, which gives rise to MAGRIRESDIAEVRERNRIDEVVGEYVALRRAGGGSLKGLCPFHNEKTPSFNVRPTHGTFHCFGCGEGGDVIKFIQKIDLVSFVEAVERLADRVGIRLNYEGGGGSVQRDRGTRARLIEAHRAASEFYIEQLVTDEARPARDFLSERGFDAAAARQFGCGYAPGGWDKLTKHLLNRGFEVKELIASGLSKEGQRGPMDRFHRRLVWPIRDVGNDVVGFGARRLYDDDRIEAKYLNTAETQIYKKSQVLFGLDQAKREIAKRHQVVVVEGYTDVMAMHAAGVPTAVASSGTAFGEDHMKVLRRLMMDDDAFRGEVIFTFDGDEAGQKAALKAFEGDQTFAGQTYIAVAPDGMDPCELRIAKGDAAVKDLVARRTPLFEFVIKSTLKQFDLDSVDGQVAALQKTVPMVAAIKDRASRDGYASKLAWWVGWQDVAQVVNRVRGAAGAAAKRGGQPAQQLRPSARQQQAAAPAASDQDLPRPAPIDPRFIGQREALKAALQQPAIAGPEYDSLPEEAFTHPVYVAVHLAVLKAGGAASGLTGPALLDAAAQHCPQGTVRRVLSELAVEPLRAKGEVDSRYISGVLAGVQENLVGRQIGEIKSKLQRLSPVEAPDDYRALFGDLVALEQYRKALREQAASGWD
- a CDS encoding trans-aconitate 2-methyltransferase, with amino-acid sequence MWDPAKYLDYADLRARPFHDLIARIPADAPRRVVDLGCGPGNLTLDLGRRWPGAALEALDSSPEMVAAARERGVDARIEDVRSWSPRPDTDVVVSNAVLQWVPGHDELLRRWVSQLPPGAVLAVQVPGNFGAPSHRITRELAGSPAWSSRLGTLVLREDEAVSSPLEYASLLADAGCLVDAWETTYMQRLAGERAVLEWITGTALRPIRAALPDPEWARFRDELAPLLDEAYPPRPDGTTWFEFRRIFFVARIPEA